The following are encoded together in the Perca flavescens isolate YP-PL-M2 chromosome 22, PFLA_1.0, whole genome shotgun sequence genome:
- the LOC114549105 gene encoding copine-3-like isoform X2, whose amino-acid sequence MAAVGTPAPKVTDCVTKVALSITCENLLDMDAFSKSDPQCVLFMNSSGPHWCEIGRTEKIENCLNPKFSKTFVVDYYFEMVQKLRFEIYDIDTVNCSLKDADFLGELECTLGQVVSSSKLTRPLVMKDKKPAGKGTITICAEERTDNRVVDFEVQGRKLDKKDFFGKSDPFLEFYKPTETGWQLAHRTEVIKNTLNPVWRPFRIPLQSLCGGDVEKSIKVECYDYNSSGSHDFIGSFETTLSQIQQATQTYAAEFECTNSKKKQKKKGYKNSGIIVVKKCKIVKDYTFLDYIMGGCQINFTIAIDFTGSNGAPTSPQSLHYINPQGYNEYLAAIWAVGNVIQDYDSDKLFPAFGFGAQLPPSWQVSHEFPINFNPSNPFCAGIEGVVQAYQQCLPQVKLYGPTNFSPIINHVANFGLQALQQKTASQYFVLLIITDGVITDMDQTRSAIVNASRLPMSIIIVGVGGADFSAMEFLDGDDGMLRSAAGEAALRDIVQFVPFRQFQNAGNAALAQSVLAELPDQVASFFKLFDLKPPSEPTPS is encoded by the exons ATGGCAGCAGTTGGAACCCCGGCGCCAAAGGTCACTGACTGTGTGACCAAGGTGGCGCTGAGCATCACCTGTGAGAATCTGCTCGACATGGATGCATTCTCAAAGTCTGACCCTCAGTGTGTGCTCTTCATGAACAGCTCTGGGCCTCACTGGTGTGAG ATTGGCCGGACAGAGAAAATCGAGAACTGCCTCAATCCCAAGTTTTCCAAGACTTTTGTCGTTGACTACTACTTTGAGATGGTGCAGAAGCTGAGGTTTGAAATATACGACATTGACACCGTCAACTGCAGTCTGAAAGATGCTGACTTCCTGGGAGAACTGGAGTGTACCTTGGGACAG GTTGTGTCCTCAAGTAAACTAACAAGACCACTTGTCATGAAGGACAAGAAACCTGCAGGGAAGGGTACCATTACT ATATGTGCCGAAGAAAGAACAGACAACAGAGTGGTGGATTTTGAAGTTCAAGGTAGAAAACTGGATAAAAAG GATTTCTTTGGCAAGTCCGACCCGTTCCTGGAATTTTACAAGCCGACAGAAACTGGATGGCAGCTTGCTCACAGGACAGAG GTGATCAAAAATACCCTAAACCCAGTATGGAGACCATTCCGAATCCCACTGCAGTCACTCTGTGGAGGTGACGTGGAGAAATCGataaag GTAGAGTGTTATGACTACAACAGCAGCGGATCTCACGACTTTATTGGATCCTTTGAGACCACACTCTCCCAAATACAGCAGGCAACACAAACATATGCg GCTGAGTTTGAATGCACCAATAGTaagaagaaacagaagaagaaaggatACAAAAACTCTGGTATTATCGTTGTAAAAAAATGCAAG ATAGTGAAGGACTATACCTTTCTGGATTACATAATGGGCGGCTGTCAGATTAACTTCACT ATTGCTATTGATTTCACAGGCTCCAACGGGGCTCCCACCTCCCCTCAGTCCCTCCATTACATCAACCCTCAGGGCTATAATGAATACCTGGCAGCTATCTGGGCAGTGGGTAATGTCATCCAGGACTACGACAG TGACAAGTTGTTCCCTGCTTTTGGATTTGGAGCCCAGCTTCCTCCTTCGTGGCAG GTCTCCCACGAGTTTCCCATCAACTTCAACCCATCAAATCCGTTTTGTGCAG gtaTAGAGGGTGTTGTCCAAGCCTACCAGCAGTGCCTGCCCCAGGTGAAGCTTTACGGTCCCACAAACTTTTCCCCAATCATCAACCACGTAGCCAATTTTGGCCTACAAGCCTTACAGCAGAAGACGGCCTCT CAATACTTTGTTCTGCTGATCATCACTGATGGAGTGATCACAGACATGGATCAGACGCGCAGTGCCATCGTCAACGCCTCTCGTCTGCCCATGTCCATCATCATTGTTGGAGTAGGGGGGGCGGACTTCAGTGCCATGGAGTTCCTGGATGGAGACGATGGAATGTTACGCTCTGCTGCAGGCGAGGCTGCCCTGCGGGACATCGTGCAGTTCGTGCCATTCAGGCAGTTCCAGAAT GCAGGCAATGCAGCCCTTGCCCAAAGCGTACTGGCAGAGTTGCCTGACCAAGTGGCATCCTTCTTCAAATTATTTGACCTGAAGCCCCCCAGCGAACCCACTCCTTCCTAG
- the rmdn1 gene encoding regulator of microtubule dynamics protein 1 — MAGIILRRCVSRTLLSASGAKGMRIRGTSRYHWTTLRRTVTTGGAAFLLGFPTLSCLGYEAYHKVQSSAVVHALEKEEVLEQADYLYSCAETEKLYQLLLQYKDSDDAEFLWRLARASRDLSEMPNMEDGRKKQLVFEGFEYAKKALEKDEKCFAAHKWYAVCLSDVGEYEGVKVKIGNSYIIREHLEKAIELNPKDATSLHILGYWCFAFAELPWYQRKVAAVIFSSPPTSTYEEALVFFLKAEEVDPNFYSKNLLMLGKTYMGMKDKQKALLYLTKAKEYPAHTLEDKEVHKEAVDLLKKLG, encoded by the exons ATGGCTGGAATAATTCTCAGGAGATGTGTGAGCAGGACTTTACTGTCAGCATCTGGTGCAAAAGGCATGAGAATAAGAGGGACAAGCCGGTACCACTGGACAACTTTAAGAAGGACTGTCACT ACTGGAGGAGCTGCATTCCTCCTCGGGTTCCCCACACTATCCTGTCTGGGTTATGAAGCTTATCACAAAGTGCAGAGTTCGGCTGTGGTCCACGCTTTAGAAAAAG AGGAGGTTTTGGAGCAGGCTGACTACCTGTACAGCTGTGCAGAGACAGAGAAGCTTtaccagctgctgctgcagtacAAGGACAG TGATGATGCAGAGTTCCTGTGGAGGCTGGCCCGGGCGTCTCGTGACCTGTCCGAAATGCCCAACATGGAGGACGGACGGAAAAAGCAGCTGGTATTCGAGGGCTTTGAATACGCAAAGAAGGCCCTGGAGAAGGATGAGAAGTGTTTCGCAGCACACAAA TGGTACGCAGTATGTCTCAGTGATGTCGGGGAATACGAGGGGGTCAAGGTGAAAATAGGAAATTCGTACATCATCAGGGAACATTTAGAG AAAGCCATCGAGCTCAATCCCAAAGACGCCACTTCGTTACATATTTTGGGTTACTG GTGCTTTGCCTTTGCTGAGCTGCCTTGGTATCAACGCAAGGTTGCGGCTGTCATTTTTTCATCACCACCTACATCCACATATGAGGAG GCTTTGGtattctttttgaaagccgaaGAAG ttgATCCAAACTTCTATAGTAAAAACCTGCTAATGCTCGGGAAAACCTACATGGGCAtgaaagacaaacagaaagCACTGCTCTATCTAACCAAAGCAAAAGAGTACCCTGCTCACACACTGGAAGACAAAGAG GTCCATAAAGAGGCTGTTGACCTCTTGAAGAAACTAGGATGA
- the LOC114548937 gene encoding copine-3 codes for MASGGAPVPGATHLATKVELTISCENLMDMDILSKSDPLCALYINTSGSHWHEFGRTEMILNCLNPKFAKKFVIDYYFEVVQRLKFCVYDIDNTTYDLSDDDFLGELECTLGQIVSSRQITRSLLLEDKRPAGHGTITICAEEITDNRVVNFEVSARRLDKKFLWWSDPFLEFYKHTETGWQLAHRTEVVKDNLNPIWRPFRISLRSLCGGDVERPIKVDCFDHHVNGSHDLIGSFKATLAEMQMGTHISPAEFECISPKKLKKRNYKNSGVICIKNCQVVKEYTFLDYIMGGCQINFTIAIDFTGSNGHPSSPQSLHYINPEGYNEYLTAIWAVGNIIQDYDSNKMFPVFGFGAQVPPSGQVSHEFPINFNPANPFCAGIEGVVQAYRHCLPQLKLWGPTNFSPIINHVAYFARQALRQNMASQYFVLLIITDGVITDLDQTRTAIVEASRLPMSIIIVGVGGADFSEMEALDSDDKLLCSARGDVASRDIVQFVPFRDFQGNSVALAQSVLAELPDQVASFFRSYKLKPPNTFSVSDTS; via the exons ATGGCCTCAGGTGGGGCCCCAGTGCCAGGGGCCACCCATTTAGCCACCAAGGTGGAGCTGACCATCTCCTGTGAGAACCTCATGGACATGGACATCTTGTCTAAGTCTGACCCTCTGTGTGCCTTGTACATCAACACTTCAGGCTCCCACTGGCATGAG TTTGGACGCACAGAGATGATCCTGAACTGCCTGAATCCAAAGTTTGCCAAGAAGTTTGTGATAGACTACTATTTCGAGGTGGTGCAGAGGCTGAAGTTTTGCGTGTATGATATTGACAATACCACCTATGACCTGAGTGATGATGATTTTCTGGGGGAGCTTGAATGTACCCTGGGCCAG ATTGTTTCTAGCAGGCAGATAACTCGATCTTTATTGCTGGAGGACAAGAGGCCTGCAGGTCATGGGACCATCACA atCTGTGCTGAAGAAATAACCGATAACAGAGTGGTAAACTTTGAGGTGTCAGCCCGCAGGCTGGACAAAAAG TTTTTGTGGTGGTCCGACCCTTTCCTGGAATTCTACAAGCATACAGAAACTGGATGGCAGCTGGCTCACAGAACAGAG GTGGTAAAGGACAACCTCAACCCAATATGGAGACCCTTCCGCATCTCATTGCGATCTCTCTGTGGAGGAGATGTGGAGAGACCTATAAAG gttgattgttttGATCACCATGTCAACGGCTCCCATGACCTTATTGGGAGCTTTAAAGCCACACTTGCGGAGATGCAAATGGGAACACACATTTCCCCg GCTGAATTTGAGTGCATTTCCCCCAAAAAGTTAAAGAAGAGAAACTATAAAAACTCTGGGGTCATTTGCATCAAGAACTGTCAG GTGGTGAAGGAGTACACCTTCCTGGATTATATAATGGGGGGTTGTCAAATCAACTTCACT ATCGCCATCGACTTCACGGGCTCTAACGGGCATCCCAGCTCTCCCCAGTCCCTCCATTACATCAACCCTGAAGGCTATAATGAATACCTGACAGCCATCTGGGCAGTGGGTAATATCATCCAGGACTATGACAG TAACAAGATGTTTCCTGTCTTTGGTTTTGGAGCCCAGGTCCCTCCCTCTGGGCAG GTTTCCCATGAATTTCCTATCAATTTCAATCCAGCAAATCCATTCTGCGCCG GCATAGAGGGTGTGGTGCAGGCCTACCGGCACTGTCTACCCCAGTTGAAGCTCTGGGGCCCCACCAACTTCTCTCCGATTATCAACCATGTAGCCTACTTCGCCAGACAAGCTCTCCGGCAGAATATGGCCTCA CAATACTTTGTGCTGCTCATCATCACAGATGGAGTGATCACAGACCTGGATCAGACACGCACTGCTATTGTGGAGGCCTCACGTCTTCCCATGTCTATCATTATAGTGGGTGTGGGCGGGGCAGACTTCAGCGAAATGGAGGCCCTTGATAGTGATGACAAATTGCTGTGTTCAGCCAGGGGCGATGTTGCTTCAAGAGACATCGTCCAGTTTGTGCCCTTCAGAGATTTCCAA GGAAACAGCGTGGCCCTTGCCCAGAGTGTCCTGGCGGAGCTGCCTGATCAAGTGGCCTCCTTCTTCAGATCTTACAAGCTGAAACCCCCTAATACATTCAGTGTTTCTGACACGTCCTAG
- the LOC114549105 gene encoding copine-3-like isoform X1: MAAVGTPAPKVTDCVTKVALSITCENLLDMDAFSKSDPQCVLFMNSSGPHWCEIGRTEKIENCLNPKFSKTFVVDYYFEMVQKLRFEIYDIDTVNCSLKDADFLGELECTLGQVVSSSKLTRPLVMKDKKPAGKGTITICAEERTDNRVVDFEVQGRKLDKKDFFGKSDPFLEFYKPTETGWQLAHRTEVIKNTLNPVWRPFRIPLQSLCGGDVEKSIKVECYDYNSSGSHDFIGSFETTLSQIQQATQTYAAEFECTNSKKKQKKKGYKNSGIIVVKKCKIVKDYTFLDYIMGGCQINFTIAIDFTGSNGAPTSPQSLHYINPQGYNEYLAAIWAVGNVIQDYDSDKLFPAFGFGAQLPPSWQVSHEFPINFNPSNPFCAGIEGVVQAYQQCLPQVKLYGPTNFSPIINHVANFGLQALQQKTASQYFVLLIITDGVITDMDQTRSAIVNASRLPMSIIIVGVGGADFSAMEFLDGDDGMLRSAAGEAALRDIVQFVPFRQFQNCPQEMLAQSVLAEVPGQVVSFFSMMSLRPPHSDTPLPDLSASAPSSDVS, from the exons ATGGCAGCAGTTGGAACCCCGGCGCCAAAGGTCACTGACTGTGTGACCAAGGTGGCGCTGAGCATCACCTGTGAGAATCTGCTCGACATGGATGCATTCTCAAAGTCTGACCCTCAGTGTGTGCTCTTCATGAACAGCTCTGGGCCTCACTGGTGTGAG ATTGGCCGGACAGAGAAAATCGAGAACTGCCTCAATCCCAAGTTTTCCAAGACTTTTGTCGTTGACTACTACTTTGAGATGGTGCAGAAGCTGAGGTTTGAAATATACGACATTGACACCGTCAACTGCAGTCTGAAAGATGCTGACTTCCTGGGAGAACTGGAGTGTACCTTGGGACAG GTTGTGTCCTCAAGTAAACTAACAAGACCACTTGTCATGAAGGACAAGAAACCTGCAGGGAAGGGTACCATTACT ATATGTGCCGAAGAAAGAACAGACAACAGAGTGGTGGATTTTGAAGTTCAAGGTAGAAAACTGGATAAAAAG GATTTCTTTGGCAAGTCCGACCCGTTCCTGGAATTTTACAAGCCGACAGAAACTGGATGGCAGCTTGCTCACAGGACAGAG GTGATCAAAAATACCCTAAACCCAGTATGGAGACCATTCCGAATCCCACTGCAGTCACTCTGTGGAGGTGACGTGGAGAAATCGataaag GTAGAGTGTTATGACTACAACAGCAGCGGATCTCACGACTTTATTGGATCCTTTGAGACCACACTCTCCCAAATACAGCAGGCAACACAAACATATGCg GCTGAGTTTGAATGCACCAATAGTaagaagaaacagaagaagaaaggatACAAAAACTCTGGTATTATCGTTGTAAAAAAATGCAAG ATAGTGAAGGACTATACCTTTCTGGATTACATAATGGGCGGCTGTCAGATTAACTTCACT ATTGCTATTGATTTCACAGGCTCCAACGGGGCTCCCACCTCCCCTCAGTCCCTCCATTACATCAACCCTCAGGGCTATAATGAATACCTGGCAGCTATCTGGGCAGTGGGTAATGTCATCCAGGACTACGACAG TGACAAGTTGTTCCCTGCTTTTGGATTTGGAGCCCAGCTTCCTCCTTCGTGGCAG GTCTCCCACGAGTTTCCCATCAACTTCAACCCATCAAATCCGTTTTGTGCAG gtaTAGAGGGTGTTGTCCAAGCCTACCAGCAGTGCCTGCCCCAGGTGAAGCTTTACGGTCCCACAAACTTTTCCCCAATCATCAACCACGTAGCCAATTTTGGCCTACAAGCCTTACAGCAGAAGACGGCCTCT CAATACTTTGTTCTGCTGATCATCACTGATGGAGTGATCACAGACATGGATCAGACGCGCAGTGCCATCGTCAACGCCTCTCGTCTGCCCATGTCCATCATCATTGTTGGAGTAGGGGGGGCGGACTTCAGTGCCATGGAGTTCCTGGATGGAGACGATGGAATGTTACGCTCTGCTGCAGGCGAGGCTGCCCTGCGGGACATCGTGCAGTTCGTGCCATTCAGGCAGTTCCAGAAT